The Lates calcarifer isolate ASB-BC8 linkage group LG19, TLL_Latcal_v3, whole genome shotgun sequence genomic interval ACtgagccatttaaaaaaatgtttcgACTTTTTAACACTATCTGACTGTGTCAAACAGGTTCCACCAATACACAAGTGCTGCTCTTCAGCATCATCTCCATGTGCTGTTTGACTGCACTGGCCACGTGGCAGGTTTTTTATTTGAAACGATTCTTCAAAACAAAGAAGTTGATTGACTGAGGTCGTTTTTTAAGCTCAACCTGAAGGATGCAGCTCGATCATCAAAGTGGACTCCCAAGTTTGGGAATATTTACCTGAACATCACAATGtgcctttttctgcttttctgatGATGCATCAAATTTAATTAACATCAATTTATTTTAGtatgttctctttctctgtactTACAAAACCAAATGTTATTCATTTATgacaatatattatttatataaatactAAACTCTATTTACAGTTGCTTtactacaaaacaaaatgtttcaactGCAGGGCTTTTTGGGGAATGTGACTGTTTTAGCCATTTATAAGGTTTTTTTTGGTTACAGTTCATTTTGTTGGGAATAAactacacatttaaaataaaatacacacccACTTATCTATTTCCATAAAGTTCCCAAGCTTTATGCATTCTTCTCAGCTTTCGGAGGTTAGGTTTCTGTAATTCCTGCAGGGACAAGAATGCTTAGTCACCACCAGAATGCCGTGCTGTACAGTGCCTTGAATACTACATTTAGTCCAAAGTTCATTGTGCCACTCTGTTCAAGTACCTTCTGGTCTTTATCCAAATGGAGGACGTCTACCAGGGGAGCAATGGAAGGACGGCCATGGGCGCACTGGAAGGGCAGCTGGCAGGAAGATAAGGATGCTACCAGGCTGTGGCATTCATCTTTGCTCAAGGTGTCATTGAATTTAATGGCACCTGTTTgatgcatacatgcatataaATAACAAGTATAAAGATTTCAGGCTGAATACCGAATACTGCAGAAAGAATAGACTTTAGGGTTGGAGAAAAGTAATCTAACTTTACCGTGGCACGCTAGAGAGGCAAGCACTTTTAGTACAGTGAGAGGTAACGTTCCTCTCACTCTACCAGTTGAGCGGAGTAACTGAAACAATAAGAGAAACAATACATTTTACCCATACTCGAATAGTAAGACCATTTCTGCATCACACAAGTTTAGGAGGTAGAGAGATACTTTCAAGCTTACCTCAATCTGCTCTCGAAGATACTCCTGATGTGAGAGAAAGCAAAATGCTAACAGAACTGAACAGAACTGTAAATGAGCGATGAAGAAAATGACCTTGATCCTGAGATTTCACAAGTCTTACCTCAACTATGGGCTTGATAACAGATGGTCTCCCCCGTCTTAGCTCATTACTCTCCTTCTCCATGAAGCACAGTGGTACCTTCCCCACAAATACTTGGGGATCTGCTGCCTGTGAGAACTTCATCCGCCAAGCCCAAGATCCGTAAATGTGTCTCACAAGACCTGCAGGAGGAATGGTCCACAATCCATTAAGAATACAGGAAACATTGTTATACATTATAATCAGTGTTATAATGGCTGTGATATAAAATTAATGGGTTGGAAAAATGCTTAATTGTTACACTTGTCAGCTGgaataagtaaaaaaataataaaacacttgGCTGTGGGAGACTAAGCAATATGTACTATGCcactgaattaaactgaatttgtCTTAAGGCTGCATGGTGCATCTGCTTATGTTACAGTACAAGGAAACAGCACAAAGCAATTATGAATAGTGGTTTAATACAGTTGACAGAATGCACATTTTATAGAACCATCACCCTCCTGTCTAAATCAGGAAGAGAACTTGCATGTGTCCCAACAAACAttgattgaatttttttttttttttggcaaaaatCTCAGTCCAAGAAAAATACAGTCAACAAAACCAACCTGTGTACTTTGCTTTAACAGTTTTAATAGGTCTGTGACCTTTTACACCACATCTTGCAGGGAATCTGGCTTACACAAGCTGCCAGGACACGAACATTGGAGTACTGACACTACTGAATGATGGCATGTGAGCTGAAGTGCTACGCTGACCAGCCCTGAGTTAAGACAGGGATGAAATGAGACTGCGTCACTGCACCCACCCTTTTTGTCATCTTTATGGCTGCCATCCTTCACCTCATTGCCAAAATCTGCTGCTGGGTGTCTTGGTTGTTGTACAGAGCAGACAACGGCCTCTTAAACCTCAACCAGTTCAAGGACAAGTGCAGGGTAAGTAAATCCATCAGGCAATGACAACATCatcacactgaagaaaaaaagaacacctTGTATCCTAAACACCTTCACCAACACATACAGCCAATGGGTGAAGGACAGTTTTCCCTAAACTGGCAGCATTCTCTCATAAAAATCAGACGTTGACTTAGAGATTTAGCCTCCCCTGAGCTGGAGGCTTACTATACCCAACTATAACGGATAGGTCACCAATTAGTATTGGTTGAGCTGTCTTTAGATATACTTTGAAAAACAGCCTTTAAGTCACTCCACTGGTTTTACAGGCAGTGGTGGTGTTGTACTGTTCATACACAGTAGATAAACACACCTGAGCagcctcagctcctcctccgtTACACTGATCTCAAGAGGTGGCAAAATGGTTGATGAACACAAACGTCTTTCCCCTGATGCATCTGGGTCATCCTCATAGGAATCTGTAACAGCACATGCAGTTATGACTAAAGTATCACATCAACACCATCATCAATTCAATATTTAATtcaatattaatttattttttttacctgcaaCTAGATTTTCAAGTCGAACTCTCTCATGTGCAGCATGTTGATCCACCAGCACCAAAAGATTCCCTGAagttttaatataaaatacacaaaagcaTGTGGCCTtggtaaaacaacaaatgacaaaacagtgacGTTCCGGTCTGTAccttcagtttcagtgtgtgcTGCAGGTTCTTCATCTCTTGTATTGATAAGGCATGCGAGAAACTTCTTATCCACTTGATGAATAACCTGTAAGGTAATTAAATAGCAATTATTTCATAAAATCAATGAAGACAAATAGGTTGAAACATTATAAAGAACATTTTGTCAAAGGAAGTCAAAAGAGAAATGTGCCTTCATTGAGTGAATCATGGCCTTAGAAAAGCGGTATGGAAACAGGATGTTATGGATCTTTACAGCCAGTCCATCAGCTTGCCCACTTGATATGTCCACACCAACCTGTGGACACAGTTCATaatgaattattaaaaacacCCAAAGGCTCACAATTGTGTTCTGATGCGAAGTAAACATTGTTTACCATAGGAGGTTGGACAAAGACAGGGTTATTCCATTTTGAGTACAGTGAGGAAAGTGAATTGGAGctctcaccaccaccatctGTGAGGGCAGACAAgagtgcatgtaaacacaaacatgatagttttcattttatacagGGTGTGTGTTCGGCCTTTACAGTCTAcaatctgctctgtctgtgagGTACCTCTGTCACCAAGCCCTGAACTAATCACTCTTCCTGTCCTGGATTTAGGCAGGAAGGGCAACACAACATCCACCTGAAATGGGTAACATCTGTGTTCCATCCCTACATGAACATGAAAGTAAACATGAGCACTGTGGCTAACATTTGGTCCACACAAGAACAGATGGTAAATCCATTTTCTAGATTAAATCAATCAAAGTGAAGGCATTCTTGCTTGTTGATGGCTATTTTCTGTGATTAGCGTGTCTGTATTTACATCTACTAACTTACCTGTTTCAGAGACGACACTAACAGCCATATTGGTGACATCAGATGAACAGCGCACTTGTGTGTCTTCAGTAGATGGGTCCTCATATTTGCTAAGCCCGGTCACTCTGTTGACGTAAACCGTCTTTCCCACGGATGTATCATAGTGATGAAGCCAGTCACCTGCATCCTCTTCTTTCTCACCCGACTGAGGGTTTGTATTGCAACCTGAGACCAGCTCAGGATTCAGTGCAGTGTCACAGAGATTCtcattgttgttgctgtcttgGATGTCATCACCACTGCTGAGACAGGTATTGTCCTGTGAGGCTTTTGAACCCTCGGACTTGTGTTGTTTCAAATGGCAGAGTTTAGCCGCCAAAGATTTCTTGCCTTTACTCTGAGCTGAAACTGGTTTTAGCTTGGTGAAAACAGAGAGGGCTGGTGGGCTTTGGCTCGGTGtctcatttttttgtgtctgtgtaacaTCACCATCCTGCTGATCTTTCTGGCAAACCAAATAATTCTGGGGATTCTGCGGGAGCCTAGTGTTGTTCTGTAAATTAGTCTCCAGAGAGGGTAATTTAACTTCATTAGATTGACCAAATGCTCTTCTAAACTTGTCAAGAGATCCAGACTCCTTACATAAAGACAACCTTTGACAAGATTCAATTCTGGAAATCTTTGAGGGAATGTCACAGTCTGCATTCAGtgaaattttatattttgacaCAAGGGATCTCTCCTTGCCTTTCTGTGCTAAATTTTGCTTCTGAAACACTGACCTGTTGATTTGGGAAACATCCTGAGTCTGCAGActttgatgaatgaatggatcagacagacagatctTTCTATTACTCATTAAAGTCTGtttgtgtcctcctgcacccaCATGGTCAGGTAATAATTGCTCAATGCAGTTTAAATCAGGCTGAATTTGTTGAGTGATGCTGTCTGGTAAAATCACATCACTGGCAGAGGAGGCATTGTTTAATCGTGTCTCGTGTCTTCCTTTAGAAAGTTGTGGTTCTTCACTCTTCAATTGTCTGACTGGCCTTGATATGCACATAATTTGAGAGCCTTCCTCAGCTTTACTGAATGTTGGCTCCTCTTCTTCAGTAATGTTATCATCAGATGCAGGTTCCAGTTGACACTGAGGCTCATCTCTACATTCTTTTCCTTCACTTTGTATCTTCTCCAAGTCATCTGCAGGCATCTTTTCAGCCTCATCGCCTTTACATTCCATCAGATCAGACTCCTGGCAAACTCTGTCCTCAGAAACACAGTCATCTTTGCGCTTACGATGAACAGATTCAGATGCCAGTTTCATTCCAATACTGCAATCTAGCGTGGAAGCACTGCTAGCTGCCTGGCCGCCTTTGCCACTGCTGTTCCCCTCTTGATCTGTACTGTCAGTGCTAAACAGCTGAGGAGACACATAGTCCAAGTCATCCTGAGAAAGCACAGCCACCAAGTTCTCCCTGCTCAGAAAAGCTTTCACTGCTTCTTCTATGCAGAGCAAAATGCCATCCCAATCTTTGAACTCTATTAGAGTTTTGGCAGGCTCAAGACAAATGTCATATTCTGAGTAAGGACATTTGATATTGATGATATATACTCCATGCAGCTCTTGGCTTCGTTTGTGCTTTGGACTCCTAATGGCAGACTGCCCATCTGGACTGTCACATTTCTGATTTGAACTGCTCAGTCTGCGTAGGAGAAAGTTCAGCAGCTTGTGTATGcgtgttttcagcagcagtctGGCATTTACATACAGAAACTGTAAACTGTTGTTGTAGTGGCCCTCTCTGCCAATGTAACCGGTCACCTCAAACTGCCCATGTGTGTAGCTaatttctctcagtttctgtgCTCGCACAAGACTGTGTATCTGAACAAACCTGTGATACGTGTTTTTGGCTTTGGGAAGCTGCACCATCATGGCTCCTGTGCAGTCATTCTTCAGGGTGAAAGACACAGAAGGATGCATCAGAGAAATAGCCTCGACCCTGTGTCTGATCCTCTCACCCTCCAGCACAGCATCCATCCTCTTCCTCCGGACTGGCATGTTGTGGAAGAAGTTACAAATGACAACAGTCGTCCCCGCAGAGGGTCGAGCCGTCTCTGCTTCGAAGACGTCCAAGCCTTTGCCGTTCTTGAAAATCTTCACGTGTGTTTTAACTGTTGATCTGGTTCGGGACGAGATTTCAACAAGCGTGGCTAAAGAAACTATACTCGCCAAGGCTTCTCCTCTAAAACCGTACCACTTGAGGTCGTCCAGGTCTTCAAGAGAGTTGCATTTGCTTGTGTAGTATCTGTTTCCCACACGCTCAATATCTTCAGCGCTCATCCCAGCGCCGTTGTCGATTACCTGAACTTTTAACGCCTCCATGTCCATCCTGACCCCCACACAGGTCGCCTCGGCATCGATGCTGTTTAGGATGAGCTCCTCCAAACACTGTTGAAGGGACGGGATGGCGACACCGGAGCGAAGTTTCCCCTGAACCTCTTTGGGCAAACACTTAATCATTGTGTTCACCAGTTCACTTATATTTAGCAATACAGTAACTAGGCAGCTGTCTGTTAGCTAACTAACGTTCGGTAACGTTAGCTTTACGCTAGCTAGTTCCGCGTATTCCAACAATAACCGTTTGACCGTGACATAATAAAAAACTCAGGTTTCTCAACTCATTAAATTACATacataaaatgaacaatagTAAAACCAACTGATAAAAATTCAATTCCTGTTTACAGTCAACgtgaaacaaaaaagataaaCCTAGCAGCTAACAACCAAAGGTAACAGTGCCATCTACCGGTGTGACGGACCTCTTCTTCTTTTGCCCTTGGTCATTGGAACTTTGGAGCCATTTTTCAATTTGCACACCGCCACCTACTGTACGAAGTGTGTTATATCATGCGTTTGTAGTGGAACGCTGTGTTggattttgttgcttttgtactctttttgtattttcaagTTAAAGTTTGGTCAGTTATGTAcaagtaagtaaataagtaaaatcTCACTTAATTCCTGGGCCCTAACAagttttctcttcttcatcccAGTTCATCTTTCCAAACTCCATTCATAGCCCATCTTATATTCTGTCTGTGAGTAAAGTCTatgaataaaaagtcaaaaatttTCTCTATTAAATTTGCCAAGAAGTGTTTTGATATTCTTTTTGTAGGCCTTAGTCTTATGAatatcactttttctttcatttttctcccaCTAAATCCCTTTGTAGGTCTTGTTTGTTAAGCTTGGGACATCATAAACCCAGTAGACATTTTACACAGCAGTAATTTTCTCATagttaagaaaaacacaggtgttaccAATTACATCATCAATGGCTCTGTTGTATCTAAGTGTAAAATCTAGCCATAATTAATgtcattatttacacctgtgattttcctactttttcatgtcaaaatgtcttcttgGAGTAATTCAGCTCTCTTCAGTATCAGCATCTCAGTTTGATCAATGTCATCAAACCATCATGTGCCACCATCAAGCAAAACTGTTCATTTGTAAGAGCTCTTTAAGAAGATGGACTAATCCCATAGTTTAATTCAAGACACTTGGTTTTCACAAGTATTTCCTAAATGGATCAAACTGACATATATCAAGCATAAATTGATTCtaaatctctctgtgtttctccacaACCATCTGCAGAGCTCAGTACTTGCCAAAGGAGGGCAGCGGCATTCTGCTGCACAGTCCTGCACAACCAGGTCTTTTGTGCTACAGATGACATAGCCTTTTAAAACTGAGCTCATCAGATATTCCCTTATTGCTGTTAATACAATGAATATTTGAACAATTGTGAAGACAGTTGAAAGGGATTTTcaatttattaatgtatttccGTGTATTGTAGATGTTAAGGAGACCtaacataaacacagattttcaaCTCATCATTCACTCATCAGTTCCATTCCAACAAataaaaagactaaataaataacacatcTGCTTTTAAGTTAATATTACAGGCACAATCTAtgggttattttattttactatgttAAAAGATGAATGTTCTAGGCTGTCAACTGTTTTCTCGTTCTTGAACTCCGCCTTGGCTATGTGTGACTTGGGGCTCCCGGTTGTTTTCAACCATTCTTGCATTTCTTTCACCTTGCTGCGTGGTCCTTGTAGCTGCCCCTCAACAGTTCCTGCGCTTGTGTTTTGGACCCATCCAACCAGTCCAAGCTTCTTCCCTTCTGCctggaaaaaggaaacagaTAGTGATGACAGTGACTATGGATTGATTATGGATTTCATAAGAGTAAAAAAACCTGTGCAGAAAGTATTGAGTACTAGTTAAGAGTCAGATCTCATGGTTCTATTGTACAGACTACTTATCATTGCCCAACAGGGGTGGGCAGATCAGTCCCCAGAATATCAATACTACCAATATTAAGCCTTGTATCAATACTAGCGTTCAATGTAGATTGTGTCTTGGCCACAAAATGCTgcactctctgcctctctgttgctgctgtgttcaGAGATCACCTTATTGATTTGGAGAATTAACACTAAACGTGTGTTATTTATCACCTGTCAGGTGTTTTAAAAGGCATGTGATTAAGAAATTAACAGATAATGGTAAAAAGACTATGCaatgaaatgtttaacaaaTCATTCGGTGGTGCTTAAAATACATTACGTAGTCTGTTAATGATGGAATCACCCTataaatcagaaaacatttacattgCCTTATTTCaataatattaaatatcaaTATAAGCATGGATAACAGTGATTCTGGCCTTGGTATTATTAGATATCAGATCGCCCATCTACATTAgatggaaaataagaaaataaacgGTTGTGTTAAAGCATTTAGCATTTGGGGCACTTCCTGACCTTGAACGTAGTAATAAAAAATTTAAGCAAGGTCAAATTATTAGCTTTCAAAGCTTTCAACCGCTTCTTACGGTCTTCATCAGTATGTATTTAACTGATGAAAACTTCGGGAAAACCTGGCAAGGCCGGGCTACGCTTATAAAAGCTAGCTTGTCAAACTTACTTGAGTGTATTTCCGGAAAAAGACACCCTGCACTCTGCCAAAAATTTCATAATCCACTGAAATAAGGTCTTCACTGGACATAGTGGGCCTAGAAAAGGAGAAATAGGACAGTACTTGAATGCTGTGTATTGTATCGTGTGTTAGGAACCCATCACGCAGGTGCTACATAACAGCTACAAGCTATGCTAACACATTTCATTGGTATTAAACATTCAGCCACCTAGATAATGAGAAGGTTACCTTCATATTCACAATACATGAATGTAAAATAGCTAGTTGTCTGTAATATAATCACCTGATTATTGTTGGGAAGCTGTAAGATGAACATGCAGCAGCGAAAGCGACAGATCGCCGTTTGAAAACATACGGGGCCCTGCCTCAGGAAGTGATGTTTAACGGACCAATCAGAAAACACCCGAATACTTGGTTTCTAGGCAACAAGTGTAAACGTTGGAAAAAGGGAGTCGCAATGGTTAGTATGGCTGCTCTCCTATTTCCAGCTTAACAGCTGCGTTTCGTTGAGACGACACACAAAAAGTCTTTTATATTCAAGATAGGATTTAAGGAAAATTTGTCATGACAAATTCCATATTCTTCTGGTAAGTAGAGAGTTGCTTGCAGCATTATTTTTTCAGAGAAGG includes:
- the mlh3 gene encoding LOW QUALITY PROTEIN: DNA mismatch repair protein Mlh3 (The sequence of the model RefSeq protein was modified relative to this genomic sequence to represent the inferred CDS: deleted 1 base in 1 codon), whose amino-acid sequence is MIKCLPKEVQGKLRSGVAIPSLQQCLEELILNSIDAEATCVGVRMDMEALKVQVIDNGAGMSAEDIERVGNRYYTSKCNSLEDLDDLKWYGFRGEALASIVSLATLVEISSRTRSTVKTHVKIFKNGKGLDVFEAETARPSAGTTVVICNFFHNMPVRRKRMDAVLEGERIRHRVEAISLMHPSVSFTLKNDCTGAMMVQLPKAKNTYHRFVQIHSLVRAQKLREISYTHGQFEVTGYIGREGHYNNSLQFLYVNARLLLKTRIHKLLNFLLRRLSSSNQKCDSPDGQSAIRSPKHKRSQELHGVYIINIKCPYSEYDICLEPAKTLIEFKDWDGILLCIEEAVKAFLSRENLVAVLSQDDLDYVSPQLFSTDSTDQEGNSSGKGGQAASSASTLDCSIGMKLASESVHRKRKDDCVSEDRVCQESDLMECKGDEAEKMPADDLEKIQSEGKECRDEPQCQLEPASDDNITEEEEPTFSKAEEGSQIMCISRPVRQLKSEEPQLSKGRHETRLNNASSASDVILPDSITQQIQPDLNCIEQLLPDHVGAGGHKQTLMSNRKICLSDPFIHQSLQTQDVSQINRSVFQKQNLAQKGKERSLVSKYKISLNADCDIPSKISRIESCQRLSLCKESGSLDKFRRAFGQSNEVKLPSLETNLQNNTRLPQNPQNYLVCQKDQQDGDVTQTQKNETPSQSPPALSVFTKLKPVSAQSKGKKSLAAKLCHLKQHKSEGSKASQDNTCLSSGDDIQDSNNNENLCDTALNPELVSGCNTNPQSGEKEEDAGDWLHHYDTSVGKTVYVNRVTGLSKYEDPSTEDTQVRCSSDVTNMAVSVVSETGMEHRCYPFQVDVVLPFLPKSRTGRVISSGLGDRDGGGESSNSLSSLYSKWNNPVFVQPPMVGVDISSGQADGLAVKIHNILFPYRFSKAMIHSMKVIHQVDKKFLACLINTRDEEPAAHTETEGNLLVLVDQHAAHERVRLENLVADSYEDDPDASGERRLCSSTILPPLEISVTEEELRLLRSCETHLRILGLRMKFSQAADPQVFVGKVPLCFMEKESNELRRGRPSVIKPIVEEYLREQIELLRSTGRVRGTLPLTVLKVLASLACHGAIKFNDTLSKDECHSLVASLSSCQLPFQCAHGRPSIAPLVDVLHLDKDQKELQKPNLRKLRRMHKAWELYGNR
- the acyp1 gene encoding acylphosphatase-1, coding for MSSEDLISVDYEIFGRVQGVFFRKYTQAEGKKLGLVGWVQNTSAGTVEGQLQGPRSKVKEMQEWLKTTGSPKSHIAKAEFKNEKTVDSLEHSSFNIVK